The region TAGGTATTTTACCTCATGATATGTGCACATTAAAAGCATACATAATTTACCGCAACCTTTCACGAATATATAGTCTACAACTCGGGCGGCGGGCGATGATTAAATTATAGCGGTAAAGTCGCGGCGTAAGTAATAACCGTTCGTGATTAACTAAATTGCAATTGATTTTCCATAAAACGCGATGTTCCGGTCCCATAAAGAAATCTTCCAGCTGCTTCTTACATCGATCGACAgaatcaaataaaatcatGTAATCACGTCTGACCTAACGGAGTCCGTAAAAGTTGatgaagatgaaaattgaCGTTCAATGAATTTCGCTACAGACAATTATTCACCTTAAAGTTGAAACGCCAAGCTTATTTCAATACTTGCATACCGGCAacactttttatttcaaactcaCCCCTCGCTGCTCGTTTATCCCTTGTGTTTTCACCCACCGTTGCCAACGAGCTGGAAACTTGGCGAATACAGCAGGGTCAGTATCGTTTCAGATGCACTGGAAGAAAACTGCACCGACTTCCAGGGTGGCACAGTTAGACATGGCCTCCTCTACGTACCAGGTCCTGCGGTATGCAGCTTGTGCGTTTGCTACCATTCCGAGCCGATGTGGTGCAAGGCCATTTACTGCACCCCACCATACGTAAGTGAGCTCTGATACTACGCCACCTGTAACAATCGACAGTAAcgtcatcatttttatttagcATAGTCGACAGGTTACCACCACATTTCGTTGTAaacttcttttcctttttcggAATGTCACGATGTCGGAGGAATAGCGAATGTACTTGAAGGTTACTGAACTACAACGTAATTAAAGAACCATTACGTCCAAAATTAACTTTTAAAGTTACCAATAcaagaaataacaaaattgattttaatctATAAAATGCAGTTGCTAAAACTCCAAAAACAATGCGATAGTAGTTCCAAATTACAAACACCAcctggtgaaaaaataatgcgcAATTGTTGTTGGTACGCGAAGGCGAGCGTGTATGATTCTTCTTACAGCTATACTTGTTAGCGAAGCCCTTTCGTGGTTTGTCGTGTCAAGATGAAGAGGATTAGGCCAAGGGTAATGTTTACACAATATGCAGAGGTTCTCTCGTCTCCACTCAAAGGGAACGACGATTTATATTTACGAACAGAGTTTTGAAGCATGTGGAATACGGCGAAACTGGTTTCGAAAAGTCAAAGCTTTACTGGATAATTCTCCACATAATTCGGAATCCCTAACATCTGATTTATAATTCCTTCATGAGTGGGTGTAATTTCTATCGCATGTGTTCAATCCTACACGTAATTCAGACTACAACTACTGGATCGACACGTAAATTGAACTACTCAAAAATGTTCGTTCACgtaactttttaaaaatatcgttggatatattttttacttttatattttttatcttcaactCTCTTAAATCTTCACTGAGACTTATAACTATAGTTTTTACTAATTATTCAATTGTGACATggttaaagttgaaatttacGTTTTGCAATATGCTGCAGTCTGCAGTGATCTCtcgccaaaattttattgtcAAAACGCCTTTACATCCAATGAGtttcaatttgattatttattcacaGGAGTTTTACTACAGACCACGATTTCTCGgatcgccaatttttttttttttattttaaattaccACCCAATATCAGAATtagtcattaatttttttaaagaatttagaagaaaaatgGCCAGTTGGACGTTATAGAAGCAGAGAACAATCAAATAAGATTCCAGTGTGTTTTGAAGCTTGTGAGGCGCTTATTCCTTTCGAATTACTGGTAATTGAATCAACACTAGAATTAGAATTAAAATTAGAACACATAAGAGATCGAATCAGGACGTCTCGGCATTTAGTCAAATTCTGATGTGATctgtatgataataatagagTACGATGCAATTAGAATGAAAACTAGTTATATATTTTTGCCAGTCTTCTTCTCACAGAGTCGATGttaagagaaaattttacaatgtaAATACTTGAACAATGCTgtctgaaataaatatttgtaaagtgAAGTCTACATCAATGTggcaattaattttcttctcacaCACACTTCGTTCTCTCTATAAAATACTTGGCAATTAACTTCTTGCtattaattactcaattattttttcaaaggtttgtcgatattcaaatttccttgaaattattgaaatagcCAAGAAACTTCGTGAAAAACTCTATCTTTCACTATTCAACCGATCGTACGTACACAAGATCTAAAAAAATAGCCCCTTACAAGTGATTTGATAGTTTTACTTCCTCAGGGACAAGTAATAAACCAAGTTCAAAAGTACGGTAATGACTCATAAGGGTAAAAGGGTTTTGATCCTTACGAGGGTTTGTTTTATCACTTACTACGCTCACTATCGGTGTGCGACTAATCGGACGTGATAGCTCGAGTCGGACTGCTCTCACCTCCGTCTTTCTCGCGCGCTAATCGCTCGCTTTGCGCTTCTCCCTCTGCGCGTGCGCGCTGCTCGCTTACTCCCcccactccccccccccccccccccccccagcaCACACGCATGCCACACAAACTTCTCACGCTCACCAGGTAATATGATTGTGGGAAGATTGTTCGGATTAGATGCAATAGCACATATAGGCAAcagaaaacttttcttttcatcgtaACTCGGTAACACGATTGCTGCATCGTGGTTAGGTTAAATAAAGAGCAGTAAAAACAGtcttttttccaacaattGCTTGGAAATTAAGCACGttagcgcatgcgcacaaTTGAAATGCTATATTTTACACTCTCGGGCCTTCTTCGACGCATGCTCACTTTCCAATAATGCAATTTTACGCATCGTGTCATTGAGTGTAAGTTAAGTTAATCCAATAATAGCTAGTTGTTCTGGAAAATTTGGTCAACATACTTATAATATCGTATTTTATGCAATGAGTCACGGTAAACAACATACCATAAATTCTCTTTAGAATTTGCAGTGGGTGCAGCCAGAGGCTTGACCTGCGAGGTGTAATTTGCGTGGTACGCGATGTTTAAAGCGATATGCTGAGAGGCTTTTTCTGCAATTATATCATGATGCCAGGCATAACTATTCAGAGGTTTTTCTTTAGATTTGTGGATGTAAGCTGATAATGCAATAGACGCATTGCCGTAAAAAGAATGCATTGAAAACATGTTCATCTCAATGTTGTAGTACTTTCAATAAATTTAGATTGCCtaatacgtttttttctcgttataCTTTCACTCCTGGAGATTTATTCTAATACAATTAGTCtgatagttgaaaaaattaggagGTGTACAATTTCAGTTGCACCATCCTTCATCTACATtcctgttattttttttaaacgtataTTGTTTCGAACGTTACCGTTGCTACAATTTGCGGAAAAGTGGACCAATGTTCCAAATAACtggcaaaaaacaaaaaaatcagaacTCTGGGTAccgaaaataattgaaaactaGTCCGATAATTAGTATATTTGATTCAGAAGTTTTCCGTAACACGTGAGGCAAACTGGTTACTAATAAGAAAAGTATGCATGTTGATACCAATGTATATAAGTTTATAAAATCGGCCTACCAGAGATTTGATTGACTGTATTAAAATATTGGGCAGgaaattacaatttcaatttttctaacgaTTACATATTAAAGTTATGACTTGTACAATTGTAactaatataaaaattttcaaattttgaaaatatgggAATAGATGAGACTGACGTAATTTTGGTATTTCGTTATTAGTAAAAagcttcaaattttcaatctgaAGGTAAcagaaatgtaaattttttacggcataattgttattttgtCCTCAttggcgacagatttttttgattcaatctaaaaaaatataaagatatGGTAAAGCGCTCGTACCGGCCTACAGACGTTCTTTTGAAAGCTGGATGGAAATCTGCAAGTTGAGGGTTTCCAGTGAAATAATCATTCGCTGATTTTCTTCCCAAGATAAAGCCGTCAAAAATATCCCCTTCTATTTTCCAACTGTTTTTTTCACGCGTTCACACCCTCGATTCATTTGCGTCATTGATCAATGAAGTCCCGACTTGTGGCTATGTACAAATATCTTGATACAGTGCAAACGGGTGACCTTGTTGTGCGAATAAAATTACGTGATTGAATATCTAAATGAAAAACGTAGAATGTATAAAAGACATTCTGCCTAGCACCTCGCACGTGTACGTGATGGTTTTTAACGTTTTCGTAAACGGGAAGAATTCGGTTtgatgatttttgttttttaacctTATGAAAATTACAAGGAACGAAAATCAATTATGAGTCCTTTCTGAATAACAATTTCCAAGGAAAAATTTGTTCTCCAAAACACTTCAGTCAGGTAACCCTCGCATTAAAATACAACTTTATTATTTCACGTTTGACGCTTTTACGCGATAATCCGCCATACTTGTAGGAAAAATTGGAGAACGCCCTGAGCGTGTTGGTAAActggaattgaaaatcaggTCAAGTGGCATCCCCTTAACCTCGAGGTTACAATTAGCTGCGAACAGTGTTCGAACAAgcttgaaaattaatcaagaAAATTAATCCCAACAGAAATGCAAGCGGTTTCGCGTCGGCGAGCGATGCTGTGAATTCGAGTGTTTGGACGGCACTGATGCTGACTGGAGCAGCCCCGATCTCATTATTGCATCCGGGGCTTCCAGCTTAGACGAAGGAGTCTTGCTCTTCGTTGCAACGCTTCTGGCAGCCCTGATCGAGCCTTAACCGCTACAAATCGCATCGTTGGAAGTTTGATGATCGACGCGTTCGCTATTTCAGAGAACTCGATATTACAAGTACGTAACGCATTGAGTGTGTAAGCAGCagcatctttttttcttcgttatgcTACCCGTGTTGTATTAATTTATCTTGGAAGCCATGCACCTGGAGTACGTTTTTTAAGGCTGTGAAAGAAAGTATAAATTATGTAAATCTCGAGAAATGCGGAAGAAAGTGAAGGTTTATATAGGCCAACGATGTAAGTCAACTTTTTCATCTACTAATTTCCGTAACAGTATAATCGTTGGAATTTTCGATAGATTACGTTGAGTAATTTCCCAATACACTAATCTAAattaaaccaattttttacTACGGGTTCAAACCAACTGCTGCGTAAAAGAATATCGATAATAACTTATACGTGATGGATTGTAAAAGTTTGTAATCTGAGTCTTTGCAATAACTATTTCCATTGCATTACTTACAACTGTtccaaagtttgaaattcCTAACTTTTGATCATCCGCAGAATCGCGTACTCCAAGATATTGCTCAGGTACGTCAGTAAAACTGCGAGCAGTAAAACACATCctctcgaaaaatttattgtgaaattgAGGAATATGTGGAAAATCATGTCCGTACTTTTGGCAGCACATTGCCGAAGGCTAGAATTTGAAGTATGGTTTCCGGGGTTTACAGGTCCGTTGGTTGTCAAGGCGAAGTGGTAAACAGAAATCTTCTATGTTTTAAGATCTCCGAGAGCTGCCATCCGAACCTGAAAGTATCGCATATCTTAGACAGCATCCCCCGTATGTGACTGTTTACATCGTATGGATCACATCTCGATATTTAAAGAATCGCTTTTATATCGCCAGTCAAACATAACTGCGGACAAGAAATTCGTTGACTTCTTATTCGAGATGAACATTTTATACTGTGGAAAATGCAGTGCTTGGTTTTATAtgtattgaatgaaaatacacCAATCTGCACTGATAGGCTCAATAACTTTTGTTTTACAAGGATGAAGATGTCCGAGCCAATTTACGAGTTTcaatattcgaatttttatctGCAAGGCGGAATAAATCAGGTCTTTTGAAAGCTTCGCTTTGGTGCGATTCGATAGCTTTTGGACAAACGTAATATGCTTGGAGTTTGATAATTCACAACCCGTTCGTAATTACCTGTAAGAGTAGATGAAtagtattttttatatttgagATATAAGCACGACGCTTGTAGGTTCTTTTCAGAACAGGATGAAAGTTTGGTAACATCGCAGTTATACAAAGTATGTTTTATCTCTGAGGGTTCATAATTGAGCGGTGTCGCGACAAAACGGTGCAAGTGCTATCGTTATGATTTTTCGGGagagcaaaaaagaaaactgttaaaaaatttgtttaattaatttaaaataaaaaatcaaaacagtACTTTTCAGAGTTTTTCAAGCTCTTTCAAGTGGCCTGCACCCCGATCCTATAGATATACAGCAATTCACCTTCGAGGAAATGACTTgcgaaaatatgttttttttttcaactttggaTTCTGATTAAAAACACACTTGCGATACGAGCATTATGAAACAGTTATGAATCCGAAGGTTGAACCTTAACGAATAAAATCCGTtgttgtattttcaaatttgtacaaattttcaagtatTACATAGCAAAATGATGGGCTAGGGAGGGATCGACAACGGTGTAAGTGCCAAAATGAATATAGTTTGCTAgcaaaattgtcaaattttactgaaaaacgGTTGAACAGcgcaaaaaatcaaaatcaaataaataaatttggtcGATGTAAATCCTGATAGTACAATCTGGTCTGCGGAGGCATGAAAAACCATATCGGCGAGGTCCTTTTTTGCGAACTTTAAACTGAGAAAGACCGATTTATATCTGTttcgtaaatttatttttaatcatcgcctgaagtagagaaaaaaagttggcaCGAATCACGGTCTTACACTggcatgaaaaaaatagattttcgcAAGTCATCTCTCGGAGACAGATTGCAATGTTGAATCAAAGTTCGGGCCGTTTGAAAGAGTTTGAATAAATCTAAAAAGTACTTTTCGATTACTGTTTCAAATTaatcgatgaaattttgagaaagtCTTTTGCTCTCCTGAAATATCATAACGATGGTATTTACATAGTTTTCCCATATATACCAACTTTTTATAATTAcgcgaataaatttttgctAGCCATATCGTTTGGCAGGGACGTGTGTACGGATTTTtgcaaattgtttttaaaaaaataacgtattTTTGGTATTTTGGCACTTGCACCGTTTTGGCGTGCCGCCCTTCAACTATAGCATTCAGAGTATTAGTAGATCCTTTTTAAGATACTTGGTGTTTCATTCGATCTGGAAAAACGGATGTATGATcgcaaaaaaatcttttcatcCCTGCAAAAGTTACTAAATCTTAACCGAAACGTTATAGCAATAGATAAATCTATGTAACCTAAACGTAGGCAGGATGGAACTGAAATTAGAAAGCAATTTCGTTGGATCATTTATATAAATAGTGATAAGAAAATGACGTTATACTTAAACTCggagttatttttattaattctcTTTTTAATTGGAAAACCCACGtttcttttcgatttttttggaGACATATCTTTCCGAAAGATTCTCAAAAATCACGAGAATTATTGGGAAATATCGAGTAGGTATAAAAATCTGACGagagaaaattcgaaatttttcaatagttGCTAATAATAGTTAATTTTGTCACATTTTCATCGTGTGACAAATTCGCATGAAATATAATCGTGAGAAACTAGAACTGAAGCCTCCTCGATTGACACTCCGAAAAAATACGGtattctttttatattttttgaaactaaGAGCGTATGCAAAGAAATTGGCGAGCCATATGAATCTTTGATGTGTCAGAACAGTCCTcaaaaactggtaaatttttcgtttttcccaCATACATTGTAAACTACTGAAAGTATAATAAAAGCAAACTTTGATTGACGGGAAAACTTCCCATTATTTGAGGGCTATTTTGATCCATTAAATGATCgcaaattttttgcatatgCGCTTATTTAGTCGAGTAGCTCTACAACATATAAAAAGAATAGTACCTCATGTTTCGAAGCGAAGTAAGTGATAGAAATGAGGAAtgttttgtaataaaaattctctcgACTTGTTATTATTCGGTCAATGCTacaaatttaagaaaaataataaaaacaacgtGTCGGTGACTCATGTACCTCGAATTAATATCTAAAACTGGAGCCAGTGCACATGAGtttcaaacaataaaacaTATATACAGGTAATACACTCGAAAAAAAGATTGATGGTAAAGCGTAATAAATTTGCCGTGAGATCGATATCACAtccatattttcaataaaaaccGAAAAGGATGTATGCCCCCATACTTATCTGACGTATTAAGATCTAATTATTTATAGGtcaaaaaacagaaaaccTATTAGGttcaaaaaatatgcaaatatgGAACATTTCATGTAAAATTGACCTGCAGTTTTGACTTCccgtttttcttattttgctTACACTTTTTCCGTTGATACTAGCATCTCCTAAACTCccattttacctttttttttatggaatacttctttgaaattttaaaagtgGGACGTTTTTTCACAACTTTCGACAGTTATTGGTCGTAGAggattttttagaaaaaagtaaaaacattCATTTAAgtgcttttgaaatttttgggaGATACTAAAAGATCAGGGTTAGGACCTGGTCTAGTTGACATGGAATGTCCCATATGCATATCGGTGTAAAAAACTATAGCGCGAAACCGGGAAAATAATTGAAGAGAAGAAATGATAAAAGCTGTAAGTGCCATTTacataataacaataataataaccgaGCGATAAATAACCACgcagtgaagaaaaaacagttttggttgttatcttttttttagtttttggTTTGCAGGTActtacagtttttttcaaatctaccTCTTCAATTTATAGACGTAATCCATATTATCGTTTCGTCATTCCAATCGACGAGAGCCAGTATCAAGATACGTTAAATCCATCCATTCGAATAAGAATTTATGTCTGTAATCACATATCGTTGaacacatgtatataataactTTTGCATAAATATCAAGTCAGTTTTTGCT is a window of Neodiprion pinetum isolate iyNeoPine1 chromosome 4, iyNeoPine1.2, whole genome shotgun sequence DNA encoding:
- the LOC124217162 gene encoding uncharacterized protein, which codes for MVNSITRLAAAVLSIAAFLVSEADALEENCTDFQGGTVRHGLLYVPGPAVCSLCVCYHSEPMWCKAIYCTPPYKCKRFRVGERCCEFECLDGTDADWSSPDLIIASGASSLDEGVLLFVATLLAALIEP